One genomic segment of Pseudomonadota bacterium includes these proteins:
- a CDS encoding multidrug transporter yields MPRLVMADYHGTSTEIQDPNRSGPSTQSPTAVEMFADAAIVRPLMLGATALGTGIFLVTLPLSIIGGNTDQAAQRLIVEPGNHLLKPCFGCLPSVD; encoded by the coding sequence ATGCCGCGCCTGGTAATGGCGGATTACCACGGAACGTCCACAGAGATCCAAGACCCAAACCGATCCGGACCTAGCACTCAGTCCCCAACCGCGGTCGAGATGTTCGCCGATGCGGCGATTGTCAGACCCTTGATGTTAGGGGCCACGGCCTTGGGTACCGGCATCTTTTTGGTCACGCTACCATTGAGCATCATCGGCGGCAACACCGATCAGGCCGCGCAACGCTTAATCGTCGAACCCGGAAATCATCTCCTCAAACCGTGCTTCGGCTGCCTGCCGAGCGTCGATTGA